The following are encoded together in the Mesoterricola sediminis genome:
- a CDS encoding TIM-barrel domain-containing protein — MPFLRALFLVLAVLPLAARPRPLPLKAAGLAAPGVALFVPQGLDPAALPPSPALVAQPAFQAPLPHAWRLRPAFSQDGDRTTARFRLPADVDLYGTGEVTGPLRRNGTRIELWNTDNYGYGKAGGRRLYQSHPWVLGLRRDGTAFGLLFDSSWKADLDCRDGVAFTCRGPAFPVLVIERASPAAVLRTLGDLTGRMDLPPRWALGYQQSRYSYAPGARVREIAAAFRARRIPCDVLWLDIDYMDGYRIFTFDPKGFPDPAGLNAELHAQGFRTVWMIDPGVKAEAGFAVRRSGDALDAWVKDASGAPCVGEVWPGDCVFPDFTRPEVRAWWAGLYGPFLAQGADGIWNDMNEPAVFGTPDGTLPEDSRHGGGGGLPPGPHLRYHNLYGTLMARATREGMLAARPGLRPFLLTRAGFLGSQRYAATWTGDNTSTERDLRQAIPMTLNLGLSGQPFNGPDLGGYAGDATGELWARWCAFGAFFPFARGHAAKNANAKEPWAFGPEVERTCRIALQRRYRLLPYLYTCFREAAETGLPVLRPLFLADPADPALRQEARAFLLGPDLLVVPAWAADAPRPRGRWLPLSLVEGDLDDPLQARLYLREGAILPLGPVVETTAQAPEGATTLAVAPDAAGHAEGRLYHDAGEGFAYRAGDYRLVTYRASRVDGTLQVREARVEGRRPAPPQPWTLLELRAGADLRSAPPR; from the coding sequence ATGCCCTTCCTTCGCGCCCTGTTCCTGGTCCTGGCCGTGCTGCCCCTGGCGGCCCGGCCCCGCCCCCTCCCCCTGAAGGCGGCGGGCCTGGCCGCGCCGGGGGTGGCCCTGTTCGTGCCCCAGGGACTGGATCCCGCGGCCCTCCCCCCCTCGCCCGCGCTGGTCGCCCAGCCCGCCTTCCAGGCCCCCCTGCCCCACGCCTGGCGGCTGCGTCCGGCCTTCTCCCAGGATGGCGACCGGACCACGGCCCGCTTCCGCCTGCCCGCGGACGTGGACCTCTACGGCACCGGCGAGGTCACCGGCCCCCTCCGGCGCAACGGCACCCGCATCGAGCTCTGGAACACCGACAACTACGGCTACGGCAAGGCCGGGGGCCGGCGCCTCTACCAGAGCCACCCCTGGGTCCTCGGCCTGCGGCGGGACGGCACGGCCTTCGGGCTCCTCTTCGATTCCAGCTGGAAGGCCGACCTGGACTGCCGGGACGGCGTGGCCTTCACCTGCCGGGGCCCCGCCTTCCCGGTGCTCGTCATCGAGCGCGCGTCGCCCGCGGCGGTGCTGCGGACGCTGGGGGACCTGACGGGGCGCATGGACCTGCCGCCGCGCTGGGCCCTGGGCTACCAGCAGAGCCGCTACTCCTACGCGCCCGGCGCGCGGGTCCGGGAGATCGCGGCGGCCTTCCGCGCGCGCCGCATCCCCTGCGACGTGCTCTGGCTGGACATCGACTACATGGACGGCTACCGCATCTTCACCTTCGACCCCAAGGGGTTCCCCGACCCCGCGGGCCTCAACGCCGAACTCCACGCCCAGGGCTTCCGCACCGTGTGGATGATCGACCCGGGCGTGAAGGCCGAGGCCGGCTTCGCGGTCCGGCGGAGCGGGGACGCCCTGGACGCCTGGGTGAAGGACGCCTCCGGCGCCCCCTGCGTGGGCGAGGTGTGGCCGGGCGACTGCGTCTTCCCCGACTTCACGCGCCCCGAGGTGCGGGCCTGGTGGGCGGGCCTCTACGGCCCCTTCCTCGCCCAGGGCGCGGACGGGATCTGGAACGACATGAACGAGCCCGCGGTCTTCGGGACCCCCGACGGCACCCTGCCGGAGGACAGCCGCCACGGCGGCGGCGGCGGGCTCCCCCCGGGCCCGCACCTGCGCTACCACAACCTCTACGGCACGCTCATGGCGCGGGCCACCCGGGAGGGCATGCTCGCCGCCCGCCCGGGGCTTCGCCCCTTCCTCCTCACCCGGGCCGGGTTCCTGGGCTCCCAGCGCTACGCCGCCACGTGGACCGGGGACAACACCTCCACCGAGCGGGACCTGCGCCAGGCCATCCCCATGACCCTCAACCTCGGCCTCTCGGGCCAGCCTTTCAACGGCCCCGACCTGGGCGGCTACGCCGGCGACGCCACCGGCGAGCTCTGGGCCCGCTGGTGCGCCTTCGGGGCCTTCTTCCCCTTCGCCCGGGGCCACGCCGCCAAGAATGCCAACGCCAAGGAACCCTGGGCCTTCGGGCCGGAGGTGGAGCGCACCTGCCGCATCGCCCTCCAGCGCCGCTACCGCCTCCTGCCCTACCTGTACACCTGTTTCCGGGAGGCGGCGGAAACGGGCCTCCCCGTGCTGCGGCCCCTGTTCCTGGCCGACCCCGCGGATCCGGCCCTGCGCCAGGAGGCGCGGGCCTTCCTGCTGGGCCCCGATCTGCTGGTGGTTCCCGCCTGGGCCGCCGACGCGCCGCGGCCCCGCGGCAGGTGGCTGCCCCTCTCCCTCGTGGAGGGCGACCTGGACGACCCCCTCCAGGCCCGCCTCTACCTGCGGGAGGGCGCCATCCTGCCCCTCGGCCCCGTTGTGGAGACCACCGCCCAGGCCCCCGAGGGGGCCACCACCCTGGCCGTGGCGCCGGACGCCGCCGGCCACGCCGAAGGCCGGCTCTACCACGATGCCGGGGAGGGGTTCGCCTACCGCGCCGGGGACTACCGCCTGGTGACCTACCGGGCCAGCCGCGTGGACGGCACCCTCCAGGTGCGGGAGGCCCGGGTGGAAGGGCGCCGCCCCGCGCCCCCCCAGCCCTGGACCCTGCTGGAGCTGCGGGCCGGGGCCGACCTCAGATCCGCACCCCCACGCTGA
- a CDS encoding retropepsin-like aspartic protease: protein MPASVGPAGVPLEVNEDGFCIVAVRLASSRAGEGDRTFRFLLDTGASATLVDAAMPARFVRDEGRSVPVWDITGVRVEGARARLHGLAFPGFVRTNVPVVRVDLRGSFGPLEDAPIDGVLGMDLLEQFPFVLDLPRRRWWPGRRLPGRTRSVPLRRVPGAPPQVELRAGGGTLLADVDTGSMGGVQVPPDRCPAPGRAWVEGAGLSRTRTRSRVGWLEEVRAGALRWREVPVDCCAPDGRGLLGLDLWSGCAVGFDFAVPCLEVPADRALDMPLRRPASRTLPVAWNRGVSPAVLRVIAVRPGSGMDRAGCRVGDVLVRVGPLAGNRLTRRGILGWVRRGAPHAWIIRREGVLARLAYPGEGGERKGHGP from the coding sequence TTGCCCGCCTCAGTCGGCCCTGCGGGCGTGCCGCTGGAGGTCAACGAGGATGGGTTCTGCATCGTGGCCGTGCGGCTGGCTTCGAGCCGGGCCGGGGAGGGGGACCGGACCTTCCGGTTCCTCCTGGATACGGGCGCCAGCGCCACCCTGGTGGACGCGGCGATGCCGGCCCGGTTCGTGCGCGACGAGGGCCGGAGCGTTCCGGTCTGGGATATCACGGGGGTCCGGGTGGAGGGTGCCCGGGCGCGTCTCCACGGCCTGGCCTTCCCGGGCTTCGTGCGGACGAACGTGCCCGTGGTGCGGGTCGATCTGCGCGGGTCCTTCGGTCCTCTGGAGGATGCCCCCATTGATGGGGTCCTGGGCATGGATCTTCTGGAGCAATTCCCTTTCGTCCTGGACCTGCCCCGGCGGCGGTGGTGGCCGGGGCGGCGGCTTCCGGGCCGGACCCGGTCCGTGCCCCTGCGCCGGGTGCCCGGGGCGCCACCGCAGGTTGAGCTGCGCGCCGGCGGCGGGACGCTGCTGGCGGACGTGGACACGGGGAGCATGGGGGGCGTCCAGGTCCCGCCGGACCGCTGCCCCGCTCCGGGCCGCGCGTGGGTGGAGGGGGCGGGCCTGTCCAGGACCCGGACCCGCAGCCGCGTGGGGTGGCTGGAGGAGGTCCGCGCGGGCGCACTCCGGTGGCGGGAGGTGCCCGTGGACTGCTGCGCCCCGGACGGTCGCGGGCTCCTGGGCCTGGATCTTTGGTCCGGGTGCGCCGTGGGCTTCGACTTTGCCGTCCCCTGCCTGGAGGTTCCGGCCGACCGGGCCCTGGACATGCCCCTCCGGCGCCCCGCGTCGCGGACGCTGCCGGTGGCCTGGAATCGCGGCGTGTCGCCCGCGGTCCTGCGGGTCATCGCCGTCCGGCCCGGCAGCGGGATGGATCGGGCGGGCTGCCGCGTCGGGGATGTGCTCGTGCGGGTGGGGCCCTTGGCCGGGAACCGGTTGACCCGGCGCGGCATCCTTGGCTGGGTTCGCCGGGGGGCGCCCCACGCCTGGATCATCCGGCGGGAGGGCGTGCTGGCCCGCCTCGCCTATCCGGGCGAGGGTGGCGAGCGGAAAGGACATGGACCGTGA